A window of Vibrio ishigakensis contains these coding sequences:
- a CDS encoding MarC family protein yields the protein MLGIVITQFVVLWAVIDPIGTVPVYLSQTNHLDKAQRRLVALKAIAISTGVLLFFLVAGQILLEAMQIPLPAFQAAGGLVLLLFALTMIFGESKPESESKISGDSSHSQLADLAVYPLAIPSIASPGAMMAIVMLTDNNRHSIMDQAITAGTMMAVLLITLLLLLGATKIQKVIGNVGAAIISRVMGLILAAVAVNNLLLGIRDFYIS from the coding sequence TTGCTCGGAATAGTCATCACTCAATTTGTCGTATTATGGGCCGTTATTGATCCAATCGGCACTGTCCCTGTCTACCTTTCTCAAACCAATCACCTAGACAAGGCTCAACGCCGCTTAGTTGCGCTCAAAGCGATCGCTATTTCCACCGGTGTTTTGCTATTCTTTTTGGTTGCGGGACAAATACTACTAGAAGCAATGCAGATTCCCCTCCCGGCCTTCCAAGCTGCCGGTGGTTTAGTACTGCTGCTGTTCGCATTGACCATGATCTTCGGTGAGAGCAAACCTGAATCCGAAAGTAAGATCTCTGGGGACTCTAGTCACAGCCAACTGGCAGACCTTGCCGTCTACCCACTTGCTATCCCGTCAATCGCCTCTCCAGGCGCTATGATGGCTATCGTGATGCTTACCGATAATAACCGTCATTCGATTATGGATCAGGCTATTACCGCCGGTACCATGATGGCTGTGCTGCTGATAACCCTATTACTCTTGTTGGGAGCAACCAAGATTCAGAAAGTGATTGGGAATGTAGGAGCGGCAATCATAAGTCGAGTAATGGGACTGATTCTTGCCGCTGTAGCAGTAAACAATCTGCTTTTGGGGATTAGAGACTTCTATATCTCTTAA
- the uvrD gene encoding DNA helicase II: MDASLLVDGLNDKQREAVAAPLSNLLVLAGAGSGKTRVLVHRIAWLLAVEQASPFSIMSVTFTNKAAAEMRGRIEDLMQGSASGMWNGTFHGICHRILRAHHLDANLPEDFQIIDSDDQIRLLRRLIKAQNLDEKQWPAKQAAWWINGKKDEGLRPSHIDSYHDPVTQTWLRIYSVYQEACDRAGLVDFAEILLRCHELLRDKHHIREHYQARFKHILVDEFQDTNNIQYAWLRMMTGSECRVMIVGDDDQSIYGWRGAKIENIQRFLNEFAGASTIRLEQNYRSTKNILTAANHLISNNLERMGKELWTDGKEGDHISVYSAYNELDEARFTVNKIKEWQEGGGALTDSAILYRNNAQSRVVEEALLQAGLPYRIYGGMRFFDRQEVKDALGYLRLMSNRNDDAAFERIVNTPTRGLGEKTLETIRFAARDRGATLWQTSIQLLEEKVFAGRAAGALGRFVELIDALEDDTDSMELHKQTDHVIKASGLFAMYQQEKGEKAQARIENLEELVTATRQFEKPEDADEMSDLVAFLTHAALESGEGQADEFDDAVQLMTLHSAKGLEFPLVFMVGVEEGMFPSQMSVEDAGRLEEERRLCYVGMTRAMQKLYMTYAEMRRLYGQDKYHKPSRFIKELPTDCVQEVRMKAQVSRSMSSGRFSQAVKKENFNETGYTLGQRVKHPKFGEGTIINFEGSGAQSRVQVAFNGEGIKWLITQYAKLETL; this comes from the coding sequence ATGGACGCATCACTGTTAGTAGATGGTTTAAATGACAAGCAGAGGGAGGCAGTTGCCGCTCCTTTGAGTAACCTCTTAGTACTTGCTGGTGCTGGCAGTGGTAAAACTCGAGTCTTGGTTCATCGTATTGCTTGGCTACTTGCAGTTGAACAAGCCTCACCATTTTCGATCATGTCAGTGACCTTTACTAACAAGGCTGCCGCCGAGATGCGTGGTCGTATTGAAGACTTAATGCAAGGCTCTGCTTCTGGTATGTGGAATGGTACCTTTCACGGTATTTGCCATCGTATTCTTCGCGCTCACCACCTAGATGCGAACCTTCCTGAAGACTTTCAGATCATAGATTCTGATGATCAGATCCGCCTACTTAGACGCCTTATCAAGGCGCAGAATCTTGATGAGAAGCAGTGGCCCGCCAAGCAGGCTGCATGGTGGATCAATGGCAAGAAGGACGAAGGCCTTCGTCCATCACATATAGATAGTTACCATGATCCTGTGACCCAGACTTGGCTTCGTATCTACTCGGTGTATCAAGAGGCGTGTGATAGAGCAGGTCTGGTAGACTTTGCTGAGATTCTACTTCGTTGTCATGAGTTACTTCGAGACAAGCATCATATCCGTGAACACTATCAAGCGCGCTTTAAGCACATCTTGGTGGACGAATTCCAGGACACTAACAATATTCAATACGCTTGGCTGCGCATGATGACGGGCAGTGAATGTCGCGTGATGATCGTGGGTGATGATGACCAGTCTATCTATGGTTGGCGCGGTGCGAAGATAGAGAATATCCAGCGATTCCTAAACGAGTTTGCGGGAGCATCAACCATACGCCTTGAGCAAAACTATCGCTCTACCAAGAACATCCTAACGGCTGCTAATCACCTTATCTCAAATAACCTTGAGCGTATGGGTAAAGAGCTGTGGACGGATGGAAAAGAGGGTGATCATATCTCAGTCTATTCAGCCTATAACGAGCTGGATGAAGCGCGATTTACGGTAAATAAGATCAAAGAGTGGCAGGAAGGTGGCGGTGCGCTAACAGATTCGGCCATACTGTATCGAAACAACGCCCAGTCTCGCGTGGTTGAAGAAGCTTTACTTCAGGCTGGTCTTCCTTATCGAATCTATGGTGGTATGCGATTCTTCGATCGCCAAGAAGTTAAAGATGCATTGGGTTACCTGCGCTTGATGTCTAACCGTAACGATGATGCCGCCTTTGAACGTATCGTGAATACGCCAACTCGTGGTTTGGGTGAAAAGACTCTAGAAACCATACGTTTTGCAGCGCGAGATCGTGGTGCAACTCTATGGCAAACCAGTATCCAGTTGCTTGAAGAAAAGGTGTTTGCTGGTCGTGCGGCGGGAGCGTTAGGTCGTTTTGTTGAACTTATCGATGCCCTTGAGGACGATACTGACTCAATGGAACTACACAAGCAAACTGACCATGTAATCAAGGCATCAGGTTTGTTTGCTATGTATCAGCAAGAAAAGGGTGAAAAGGCTCAGGCGCGTATAGAAAACTTGGAGGAACTGGTGACCGCGACTCGCCAGTTCGAAAAGCCAGAAGATGCGGATGAAATGAGTGACCTGGTTGCCTTCTTAACCCATGCTGCTCTTGAATCTGGTGAAGGGCAAGCGGATGAGTTTGACGACGCAGTGCAGCTTATGACCTTGCACAGTGCAAAAGGTCTAGAGTTCCCACTGGTATTCATGGTCGGTGTTGAAGAGGGGATGTTCCCAAGTCAGATGTCGGTTGAGGATGCAGGCCGCTTAGAGGAAGAGCGTCGCCTCTGTTACGTAGGTATGACCCGTGCAATGCAAAAGCTCTATATGACCTATGCAGAGATGCGTCGTCTATATGGCCAAGACAAGTATCACAAGCCTTCGCGCTTTATAAAGGAATTACCAACGGACTGCGTGCAAGAGGTGCGCATGAAGGCTCAAGTAAGTCGCTCTATGAGTAGCGGTCGCTTTAGTCAGGCGGTGAAGAAAGAGAACTTTAACGAGACTGGTTATACCCTAGGGCAACGCGTAAAACATCCTAAGTTTGGTGAAGGCACCATTATCAACTTTGAGGGCAGTGGCGCGCAGAGTCGAGTTCAGGTTGCCTTTAACGGTGAAGGTATTAAGTGGTTAATCACTCAATACGCGAAGTTAGAGACCCTTTAA
- a CDS encoding BufA1 family periplasmic bufferin-type metallophore, producing MKKSNLAVTAAVTGLLALGGTMLTAAPAVAADKEKCYGVSKAGKNDCATKTSSCAGTSKEDNQKDAFVVVPKGLCGKLTGGSTTSA from the coding sequence ATGAAAAAGTCTAACCTTGCAGTTACAGCAGCAGTTACTGGTCTTTTAGCTTTAGGTGGCACCATGCTAACAGCAGCACCAGCAGTCGCCGCTGACAAAGAGAAATGCTATGGCGTATCAAAAGCTGGTAAGAATGACTGCGCTACTAAAACCAGTTCATGTGCGGGTACATCAAAAGAAGATAATCAGAAAGATGCCTTTGTTGTGGTACCAAAAGGACTTTGCGGCAAGCTAACTGGCGGTAGTACCACTTCCGCTTAA
- the bufB gene encoding MNIO family bufferin maturase, translating to MKLSNQALGIGLRHPHLNYFESDPSQASWFEVHSENFFDPRSQASKQLHTIREQTNVSCHGIGLSLGSVVPISQKHLSQLQQLISRIEPVLVSDHLSWSENGGVYFNDLLPLPYTEEALEVFCRNVLQVQDAIKRPLLIENPSSYLRFNHSTIDEWEFLNQVQQKTDCKLLFDLNNIYVSSLNHGYDPYHYIDSIRHQEVEELHLAGFVSKELPQGKIWIDTHSRPVSDEVWQLYRYWCEHYGSKPTLIEWDSDIPEPQVLLQEAAKATQILNQVQLQRSAS from the coding sequence ATGAAGCTATCGAATCAAGCTCTAGGAATAGGTTTAAGACACCCTCACCTCAACTATTTTGAAAGCGACCCTTCACAGGCGTCATGGTTTGAAGTGCATAGTGAAAACTTCTTCGACCCAAGATCTCAAGCTAGTAAGCAGCTTCACACTATCCGAGAGCAGACTAATGTTTCATGCCATGGCATTGGGCTCTCTTTGGGCTCTGTAGTGCCAATAAGTCAAAAGCATCTATCACAACTTCAACAACTTATCTCTCGAATCGAGCCTGTATTGGTATCTGACCATTTGAGTTGGAGTGAAAATGGTGGGGTCTATTTTAACGACCTACTACCCCTCCCATATACAGAAGAGGCTCTAGAGGTGTTTTGTCGCAACGTACTTCAGGTCCAGGACGCAATTAAGCGCCCTCTTCTTATTGAAAATCCGAGTAGCTATCTCAGATTCAACCACTCCACTATTGATGAGTGGGAGTTCTTAAATCAAGTACAGCAAAAAACTGACTGTAAGCTACTGTTTGATCTCAATAACATCTATGTATCTTCACTCAACCACGGCTATGACCCTTATCACTATATCGACAGTATTCGACATCAAGAGGTCGAAGAACTGCATCTGGCGGGCTTTGTCAGCAAGGAACTTCCCCAGGGAAAGATATGGATAGACACCCACAGTCGCCCTGTGAGCGACGAGGTTTGGCAATTGTATCGATATTGGTGTGAACATTATGGTTCGAAACCAACCTTAATTGAATGGGATAGCGATATCCCTGAGCCACAGGTTCTTTTACAGGAAGCGGCCAAAGCAACCCAAATATTGAATCAGGTGCAACTTCAAAGGAGTGCATCATGA
- a CDS encoding HvfC/BufC N-terminal domain-containing protein has translation MRLAQLQQNFASALRYQAEAIDCDISEDQFSSNARLQVYRNNFILSLTDVLKVTYKNILLLVGEECFDQLARHHIIECPPTSGDVNEYGDNFWVAFDNFPEVTKTAPYLKDVAKFEWLVEGLSSAQLSKAHDVIPLNQLQHITEDQQPFIQLVVHQNLHSFSSDFAIFDLIQAIDKNDFDNLEINQPQQGFAIASPTGNYSMNLLSVVATQLLKDIEQQRTLGEIEHQLLGALPELAQANVITGFRINR, from the coding sequence ATGAGACTAGCGCAACTCCAACAAAACTTTGCTAGTGCCCTCCGTTATCAGGCGGAAGCAATTGATTGTGATATATCTGAGGATCAATTCAGCTCGAACGCTCGCCTGCAGGTGTATAGAAACAACTTCATCTTAAGCCTTACCGATGTGCTCAAGGTGACTTACAAAAACATACTTCTGCTTGTTGGTGAAGAGTGTTTCGACCAACTGGCAAGGCATCACATAATTGAATGCCCACCGACCAGCGGCGATGTCAATGAATATGGGGATAACTTTTGGGTCGCCTTTGACAACTTTCCTGAAGTTACCAAAACGGCTCCTTATCTAAAAGATGTAGCTAAATTTGAGTGGTTAGTTGAAGGTTTAAGCTCAGCTCAGTTATCCAAAGCCCATGATGTAATCCCGCTTAACCAGCTGCAGCATATCACCGAAGACCAGCAGCCATTTATTCAGCTAGTCGTTCATCAAAACCTTCATAGCTTTTCATCAGACTTTGCCATCTTCGACCTTATTCAGGCCATTGATAAAAACGACTTTGATAACCTCGAGATTAACCAGCCGCAACAAGGTTTTGCCATCGCTTCTCCAACTGGGAATTACAGCATGAATCTTCTGAGTGTTGTGGCCACACAGCTTTTGAAAGATATCGAACAGCAGAGAACTTTAGGTGAAATAGAGCACCAACTATTAGGCGCATTGCCTGAGTTAGCCCAAGCCAATGTAATAACTGGTTTTAGGATTAATAGATAA
- a CDS encoding DoxX family protein produces the protein MNIQTQYQVYDSWVARLQYIAVPALLLFCRLWVAWVFFNSGMTKIASWDSTLFLFEYEYQVPILPWELAAYLGTAAELVIPVFIALGLFTRPFAAILFVFNIIAVVSYPLLWEKGFYDHQLWGLMILINIVWGAGAISVDKLLVSKMKE, from the coding sequence ATGAACATTCAAACACAATACCAAGTCTATGACTCTTGGGTGGCACGACTGCAATACATAGCCGTGCCGGCACTACTATTGTTTTGTCGTCTATGGGTAGCCTGGGTATTTTTCAATTCAGGTATGACCAAGATAGCCTCATGGGATAGCACACTGTTCCTATTTGAATACGAGTACCAGGTGCCAATTCTACCTTGGGAGTTAGCCGCTTATTTAGGTACAGCCGCCGAACTGGTTATCCCTGTATTTATTGCTTTGGGATTATTCACACGACCTTTTGCAGCGATACTATTCGTGTTCAATATCATCGCCGTTGTCTCCTACCCATTGCTTTGGGAAAAAGGCTTCTACGATCACCAGTTGTGGGGACTAATGATATTAATAAATATCGTGTGGGGAGCAGGGGCTATCTCTGTCGATAAACTGCTAGTGAGCAAAATGAAAGAATAA
- the tsrA gene encoding H-NS-like global regulator TsrA, whose product MALTTYELARTLEQLEDSPEKVMYGKLLSELGNQSEERIRSAAKQLPLHILRDIVYQFQQVIESRKDEQVDLLAKELSDSGISAEDLKAFLNK is encoded by the coding sequence ATGGCGTTAACGACTTACGAATTAGCTCGCACTCTGGAGCAATTAGAAGATTCACCAGAAAAAGTAATGTACGGAAAATTGCTAAGCGAACTTGGCAATCAAAGTGAAGAAAGAATCAGAAGTGCAGCTAAGCAGTTGCCACTGCATATACTCAGAGACATTGTTTACCAATTTCAGCAAGTGATTGAGTCTCGTAAAGATGAGCAAGTCGATCTGCTAGCTAAAGAACTCAGTGATAGCGGAATCTCTGCTGAAGACCTTAAAGCTTTCTTAAATAAATAA